A single genomic interval of Penicillium psychrofluorescens genome assembly, chromosome: 2 harbors:
- a CDS encoding uncharacterized protein (ID:PFLUO_003908-T1.cds;~source:funannotate) → MSAEHQPIRIVMACDEAGVPLRDAIKTHLEKNPLVASIVDVGVDTASDKTAYPHPAVEGAKVIVEGKADRGLFICGTGLGVAIAANKVPGIRAVTAHDPFSVERSILSNNCQVLCFGQRVIGVELAKKLAADWLNYRFDPKSASAAKVQAITDYETQFRAAA, encoded by the coding sequence ATGTCTGCCGAACACCAACCCATCCGCATCGTCATGGCCTGTGACGAGGCCGGCGTGCCCCTCAGGGACGCCATCAAGACTCACCTGGAGAAGAACCCCCTGGTGGCCTCCATTGTCGACGTGGGCGTCGACACCGCCTCCGACAAGACCGCTTACCCGCACCCGGCTGTCGAGGGCGCCAAGGTGATCGTCGAGGGCAAGGCCGACCGCGGCCTGTTCATCTGCGGCACTGGTCTGGgcgtcgccatcgccgccaacaaGGTGCCCGGCATCCGCGCCGTGACGGCCCACGACCCCTTCTCCGTGGAGCGCTCCATCCTGAGCAACAACTGCCAGGTTCTCTGCTTCGGTCAGCGCGTCATCGGCGTGGAGCTCGCGAAGAAGCTCGCGGCTGACTGGCTGAACTATCGCTTCGACCCTAAGAGCGCTTCTGCTGCGAAGGTCCAGGCGATTACCGACTATGAGACCCAGTTCCGCGCTGCTGCCTAA
- a CDS encoding uncharacterized protein (ID:PFLUO_003909-T1.cds;~source:funannotate) yields MAQDLKTRGNALFKEGDYSGAEDYFSQAIQKNPHDPAFFTNRAVTRLKLEKWAGVEHDARAAITLHGAKNPASLKSSYYLAQALLGLQRPQEAYEVAIDAYRASLSAKNPQTENLSKTVLRAKQQIWAARETGRLREMNETLGSVESLIEADLRRGLEELQARLAKGELGEIGFGEDTRALREDTERNVANVREAFRIASNGEVQERVVPDYLIDGITFEIMHDPVVTPSGTSFDRLGIVKYVEQSGVDPLTRTSMSVHDLRPNYALKAACEEFLTNNGWAVDW; encoded by the exons ATGGCCCAGGACCTCAAGACCAGGGGCAACGCGCTCTTCAAAGAAGGAGACTAcagcggcgccgaggatTACTTCTCACAAGC AATCCAAAAGAACCCGCACGATCCAGCCTTCTTCACCAACCGCGCCGTGACACGTCTCAAGCTCGAGAAATGGGCCGGTGTCGAGCACGATGCCCGCGCCGCGATCACTCTCCACGGCGCCAAGAACCCCGCCAGCCTGAAGAGCAGCTACTACCTCGCGCAAGCGCTGCTGGGCCTCCAGCGCCCACAGGAGGCATACGAGGTCGCCATCGACGCCTACCGCGCCAGCCTATCAGCCAAGAATCCCCAGACGGAGAATCTGTCCAAGACTGTTCTGCGCGCGAAACAGCAGATCTGGGCTGCTCGGGAGACGGGCCGgctgcgcgagatgaacGAGACGTTGGGGAGTGTGGAGAGCCTTATCGAGGCGGATCTGAGGCGCGGCTTGGAAGAGTTGCAGGCGAGGTTGGCGAAGGGAGAGCTCGGGGAGATTGGGTTTGGTGAGGATACGAGGGCGCTCAGGGAGGATACGGAGAGGAATGTGGCGAATGTGAGGGAGGCGTTTCGGATTGCTTCGAACGGGGAGGTACAGGAACGG GTCGTGCCGGACTACCTGATCGACGGCATCACCTTCGAGATCATGCATGATCCCGTCGTCACGCCGTCCGGGACCAGTTTCGATCGCCTCGGCATTGTCAAGTACGTTGAGCAGTCTGGGGTTGATCCGCTCACGCGCACGTCGATGAGTGTCCACGATCTGAGGCCGAACTATGCGCTCAAGGCGGCGTGCGAGGAGTTCTTGACCAACAATGGGTGGGCGGTGGATTGGTGA